The Perca fluviatilis chromosome 18, GENO_Pfluv_1.0, whole genome shotgun sequence genomic interval AGCACACTGATCACATGTTTACTCCTTTTGATCTTTGTCCCTTTTGTAGTATTGTATACTGtagtacagtacagtgtatacactgtactgtactaCAGTACTACAGTAGCCTATAGGCTGTATACTGTACAATGAACACACTGTATGGCCCTGGACATTGTGCTCTCCATTTGtgttaaaagtgtgtgtgtgtgtgtgtgtgtgtgtgtgtgtgtttgtgtgtgtatgtctgtgtgtgtgtgtgtatgtgtgtgtgtgtgtatgtgtgtgtgtctgtgtgtgtaatgcgtggtgtgtgtgtctgtgtgtgtgtggtctgtgtgtgtgtgtgtgtgtgtgtgtgtgtgtctgtatgtgtgtgtctgtgtgtgtctgtgtgtgtatgtctgtgtgtgtatgtctgtgtgtgtgtgtgtgtgtatgtctgtgtgtgtgtctgtctgtgtgtgtgtgtgtgtgtgtgggcgttcTAAATCCAGACATCTAGCTATatactagactatctgtccaatctgagttggtgtgtgtgtgtgtgtgtgtgtctgtgtgtatgtgtctgtgtgtatgtgtgtgtgtgtatgtgtgtgtgtgtgtgtgtgtgtgtgtgtttgtgtgtgtgtgtctgtgtgtgtatgtgtgtgtgtgtgtatgtgtgtgtgtctgtgtgtgtgcgtgtctgtgtgtgtgtgtgtgtgtgtgtgtgtgtgtgtgtgtgtgtgtgtgtgtgtgtgtgtgtgtctgtatgtgtgtgtctgtgtgtgtctgtgtgtgtatgtctgtgtgtgtatgtctgtgtgtgtgtgtgtgtgtatgtctgtgtgtgtgtctgtgtgtgtgtgtgtgtgtgtgtgtgtctaccaacaagttccttcctgagactatctagcagaggcaccgtggctctgtccggagcttagccccgccccacgatgattgtgattggtttaaagaaatgccaataaaccagagcatgttgttctcccatccaggaatgctgtgtggactagccagaccttcctccgcagctctgtggaggaggagggtctggctatgtgagactagacGAGATGTTTCCAGATGTTTAGTTTTGATTCATgactctctccccctcctcccccctcccctcccaacAAGGTGATCCCCTTCGCTGGGACGATCCTGGGCGGGCTGTTGCCGGGGGAGATGGTTCTCATCCAGGGCTCGGTGCCGTCTGATGCCGACAGGTGAGGACTCACCTGACATGAAGTCACCTGACACAGAGTCACCTGACATGAAGTCACCTGACACAGAGTCACCTGACACAGAGTCACCTGACACAGAGTCACCTGACATGAAGTCACCTGACATGAAGTCACCTGACATGAAGTCTAAAACCTGCTCCATCCACTGGTGTTCACTAGGGCTggctacacacacagagagacacacacagacacacacacacacacacagacacacacacacacacacacagagacacacacacacatgcattgaGAGAATATACATATAAAACACACTACCGTATTCAATACtttgaacagtgtgtgtgtgtgtctatgtgtgtgtctgtgtgtgtctctgtctgtgtgtgtctctctgtgtgtacttgtgtgtgtgtgtgtctgtgtgtgtgtgtgtgtgtgtctgtgtgtgtgtgtctatgtgtgtgtctgtgtgtgtgtgtctctgtctgtgtgtgtctctgtgtgtgtgtgtgtgtgtgtgctgtgtgtactctgtgtgtgtgtgtgtgtgtgtgtgtgtgtctctctgtgtgtgtacttgtgtgtgtctgtgtgtgtgtgtgtgtgtgtgtgtgtgtgtgtctctctctgtgtgtacttgtgtgtgtctgtgtgtgtgtctctctgtgtgtgtgtgtgtgtgtgtgtgtgtgtgtgtgtgtgtgtgtgtctctgtgtgtgtgtgtgtgtgtgtgtgtgtgtctctctgtgtgtacttgtgtgtgtctgtgtgtgtgtgtgtgtgtgtctctgtgtgtgtgtgtgtgtctctgtgtgtgtgtctgtgtgtgtgtctctctgtgtgtgtgtgtgtgtgtgtgtgtgtgtgtgtgtgtgtgtgtgtctctctgtgtgtgtgtgtgtgtgtctctgtgtgtgtgtgtgtgtgtgtgtgtgtgtgtctctgtgtgtgtgtgtgtgtgtgtgtgtctctgtgtgtgtgtgtgtgtgtgtctctatgtgtgtgtgtgtgtctctatgtgtgtgtgtgtgtgtgtgtctctatgtgtgtgtgtgtgtgtctgtctgtgtgtacctgtgccCCCCCCAGGTTCCAGGTAGACTTCACGTGTGGCAGCAGCGTGAAGCCGCGAGCTGACGTGGCGTTCCACTTCAACCCGCGGTTCAGGAGGTCAGCGTGTGTCGTGTGCAACTCTCTGCAGAGCGAGCGCTGGGGCCGGGAGGAGGTCCTGCACGCCAAACCCTTCGCCGCCGGCGAGACGTTCGAACTCATCGTGCTCGTCCTCAAAGACGCGTttaaggtcagaggtcagctgCCACGTTCGGTTGTTTTTAAGAGACTTTTTAATGTGATTTCCTGAGTAAATATATATCAATTAATCATGTTAATGCAGTTATatccatatatttatatatagatagatataaccatagatatagaatatatctatggttatatctatctatatatatatccatatatatatatatatagatagatataaccatagatatagaatatatctatggttatatctatctatatatatatccatatatatatagatagatataaccatagatatattctatatctatggttatatctatctatatatatatatatggatatatatatagatagatataaccatagatatattatatatctatggttatatctatctataaatgacacacacaaacatccgattatagtgtgtgtgtgtctgtgtgcgtacaTGTGGGTagctgtatgcatgtgtgtgagtgagtgtgcatgtgtgtgtgtgtgtgtgtgtttcactgcgtgtgtgtctgtgtgcgtaagTGTGGGTCGctgattgtgtgcgtgtgtgtgtgtgtacgtgtgtgtgtgtgtgtgtgtatctctgtgttttgtgtgtgtgtgtgtattgtgttgtgtgtgtgtgtgtgtgtgtgtgttgtgtgtgtgtgtgtatattttgtgtgtgtgtgtgtgttgtgtgttgtgtgtgtgtgtgtgtgtgtgtgtgtgtgcttcttgtgtgtgtgtgtgtgtgtgtgtctctgtgtgtgtgtgtgtgtgtgtgtgtgtgtgtgtgtgtatgtgtggtgtatgtgtgtgtgtgtgtgtgtgtgttgtgtgtgtgtgttgtgtgtgtgtgtgtgtctgtgtgtgtgtgtgtgtgtgtttgtgtgtgtgtgtcgtgtgtgtatgtgtgtgtattgtgtgtgtgtgtgtgtgtgtgttctgtagtgtgtgtgtgatcttgtgtgtgtgtgtgtgtactctgtgtgtgtgtgtgtgtgtgtgtgtgtgtgtatctgtgtgtgtgtgtgtgtgtgtgtgtgtgtgtgtgtgtgtgtgtgtgtgtgtgtgtgtgtgtgtgtgtgtgtgtgtgtatttaatcCTTCCGTAGCCGCTGACTTTAACTACACAAAGCTGAGATTACTTGTGTACTTTTCTGTAAGGAAGGTTTATTTTAAATGCAGTACTTCTGTTGTGTTGTGCGTGCAGTATGTGTACAGTGTTGTACTGCTACTCTCCCTGAGTACAGGAAAGTAAAGTATGTGAGTACTTGTACTGCAGGTGGCGGTGAACGGAGCTCACGTTCTGGAGTACAAACACCGCGTGGATCTGGATCGGGTCGACACCCTGTCCATCTCTGGGAAGGTCCACGTGGGAGCTGTGGGCATCCTGGCCAACactgtgagacacacacacacacacacacacacacacacacacacacacacacacacacacacacacacacacacaaacacacacacacacacacacacacacacacacaaacacacacacacacacacaacacacacacacacacacagacacacacacagaaacacacacacacacacacacacacacacaaaacacacacacacacacacaaacacacacacacacaaacacacacacacacacacacacacacaacacacacacacacacacacaccaacacacactcacacacacacaaaaacaacacacacacaagacacacacacacacacacaaagacacacacacaaacacacactcaacacacaataagacacacacacacacaagacacacacacacacacaaagacacaacacacaacacacacacacacacacacacacagacacacactcagacacacacataaacaaacaacacacacacaacacacacacacaaacaaaacccaacaaaaacacacacacaacaacacacacaaacacacacacaacaaacaaacaaaaacaaaacaccaaaaacacaaaacaaaaaaaaaacaaaacaaaccacacacacaacaataaaaccaatcaacaaaaaacacaaaatacaaaaccaaaaaccacatatcacataacaaaacaaaacaaaattaaaaaaaatcaaaaaaaaaaataacatcaaaaaaaaaaaaaacacaacaaatacatcaccaataaatacacacatcaaacaatcatcacaacacatcaacacatacatcaaacatcatcatcaccaatacagatcatcatcatcatcaatcatcaCTACAGATCATCATCGTTAACACGCAACCGAACAAGATCAGGCAGTGACTCAGTGTAGGTGGTGTGTGCAGTGACTGTAGGtgatcaggtgtgtgtgtaggatCAGGTAGACTCCAGGTGACCTGTAGTAGGCGGGTGCGTGTGGCAGACTGCAGTAGACCAGGTGTGTGTAGGACTGTAGTGGTGTGTgattgtgggtgtgtgtaggcAGGTAGGTGACCAGGTAGGTGTGCAGACCTGCgtgtgtaggtgtctgtgtaGTGACTGTAGATTGGGTGTGTAAAGACTTCAGGTGTGTGGTAGACTGTAGACTGTGTGTAGTGGCAGGCAGGCAGTGATCAGGTGTGTGTGCAGTGATCAGGTGTGCGGGTAGTAGGATCGTAGATCAGGCAGTGTGGCAAGGGGTGACTTGTAAGTGGGGCAGGTggtggtaggtgtgtgtgtggtagtgtgtgtgtacttgtaggtgtgtgtgtgtgacaggtggtgtgtgtgtgactctgaggtaggtgtgtgtgtgtgtagtggtgtgtgtgtgtgtactatacTAAACGCTGCTTCCACCTCAGACAGACTGGCTGCACACTCACTCACCAGCGCATCCGCCACACCGGGTGAATCGCCTCGCTGCCTCCAACGCCAACGCCTTCACCCCGGCCGGCCGGCCGACAGAAGCCTCCCACCACCACGGCCAGGAGGAGATCGAACGCATGCCCCCCAGTGTCTCATGAGTCCGGGTCCTCCTCACCACCAGCCTGCCAGGTGAGGGGTCGGATCCATCCTCCCCGTCTGTCTGTTCAGGTTCTGTGTAGAAACTGCGTGTCTTCTTCTGTGTGAACCCCaagtgtgtcctgtgtgtgtcttcgtTCAGGTGTGTAATCCCAGTGTCCTGTCTCAACCAGGTGTAGTGGCAGGTGGGTGCAGGTGGTCCGTGAATCCTTCCAGTAGAAACCAGGTAAGAAACCTCTGTCTGTGGTAGTGTGTAGCAGGTCTGTGCAGGTCCTGTCTGTGTCCGTCCCCTGTCCTCACAGCCTGTCCTGTAACCTGAACCAGGCCAGGTGTCCTGCAGAACCTGTCCAGGTGTAGACCCCAGTGTCCCAGGCAAAACCATGCAGTCCTgatcaggtgtgtgtgtcctccagtgtTCAGGCAGGCAGGTGGCAGCCGAAACCAGGTCTGTCCAGTGGTGGCATCCCAGTGGTCCTGTGAAACCCAGGTGTGTGTagcccaggtgtgtgtgtgtgtgtgtgtgtgtgtgtgtggagacacTGCCAAGGGTGGCCCCGGGCGGCCGGACGTGGCGGATCTGGCAGCCCGGAAGCGCCGGGTTCAGCCTCTAAGGGTGGCCGGCCAGCTGCAGGGCCGTGGACCAGGGCCAATCAGGACCCAGGGTCAGGAATCCCCATAACACCTTCCTTCCCTGACCTTGTCATGGGTGCCTGTAGAAGGCCCAGGTCGACTCTCCCAGACGAATCCACGTGCAACTTCCTTGCCAGTAAGAAGATCAGACTTCAAGAGCTCTTCCAGACCTCTGTTGggctcaccacacacacaca includes:
- the LOC120546454 gene encoding galectin-8-like codes for the protein MSATTPRQTFLNPVIPFAGTILGGLLPGEMVLIQGSVPSDADRFQVDFTCGSSVKPRADVAFHFNPRFRRSACVVCNSLQSERWGREEVLHAKPFAAGETFELIVLVLKDAFKVAVNGAHVLEYKHRVDLDRVDTLSISGKVHVGAVGILANTVRHTHTPHPPHRVNRLAASNANAFTPAGRPTEASHHHGQEEIERMPPSVS